GCCCGCCGGCCGGACAGGCCGCGCTGGAGCGCCTCGTGGCGCTCCGGCTCATCGACTGAGGGCGTCGTCCCCGGGCTTCGTGACGTCGGCCGCGGCCGCGGCCTCGGCCTCCGTGTGGGTTCCCGCGGCCAGCTCGGCCGTGCGCGTCGCGCGGACCTTGCGGCGCTGGTCGACGAACGCGATCGCGGCCACCACGGTCGCGATGCCGCCTGCCACGAGCGTACCCGTGACCTCGCCCAGGCCGTCCGCCTGCACGGCGGCCACGAGGATCGCGACGGTGAAGGCGGCGATGACGACCCCGACGGCGAGGATCAGCCAGGAGAGCAGGCCCTTCGCGCGGGCGTCGGGGGTGCGGGTGGCCATGCGCCCATCCTCCCACGGGCGGCGCGGGATCCCCCGGCGGCGCCCGCCCGTGCGTCCGGTGGGAGGGGGTGACGGCGGAAGCCGGCGGGCGTAGCGTCGGATGCGTCCCATCCACCGAACGAAGGAGCGCATATGAGTGCGGATGACAAGGCCCAGAACACCGGCGAGAAGCTCGCGGGGAAGGCCGAGGAGGCCTTCGGGAAGCTGACCGGCGACGACAGCAAGGTCGCCGAAGGCGAAGCGAAGCAGGCCGGGGCAAGCGCCAAGCAGGCCGGCGAGAACGTGAAGGACGTCTTCAAGAAGTAGGTCTTCCGGAGGGACGTCCCTCCTGAGAGGCGAGGGGCCGGGTGCCGAGCATCCGGCCCCTCGTCATGCCCGGAGCGGGTCGCGCTCCGGCGATGCGTCAGCCGTGCGGATCCGCGTCGGCCAACGCCCGCAGAGCCCGGCGGTCGGGCTTGCCGGACGGCAGCGTCGGCATCGCATCGATGCCGCGGACGACGGCGGATCCCGCGATGCGGCCCAGGCGAGCGGCCAGCTCGCGGCGCACGCGCTCCGCGAGCTCCGGGCCGACGGCACCGGGCGCGAACACGACCGGCCGCTGCCCCCATCCCGCGTGCTCGCCGGGCACCGCGACGGCCTCGCCGAGGCGCGCGTCCCATGCTGCGAGGGACCGCACCGCCTCCTCCACCGCGGCCAGCCGCAACTTCTCGCCCCCGGAGATCACGACGTCGTCGAGCCGCCCGGTGATCCGCAGCACGCCGTCGACGACCTCGCCGCCGTCGCCCGTGCGGTACCAGCGGCGGCCGTCGTGCTCGCCGAAGGCCGCGTCGGTGGCGGCCGGATCCCCGAGGTAGCCCTCCGCGAGCATCGGGCCCGCGAGCTCGACCTGGCCGTCGACGACCGCGACCTCGGCGGTCGCGACCGGCACGCCGTCGTACACGCAGCCGCCCGCGGTCTCGCTGGATCCGTAGGTGCGCACCACGCGCCACCCCAGCGCGGCCGCGCGGTCGACCAGGTGCGGGGGCGTCGCCTGGCCCCCGACGAGGATCGCGTCGAGGCGTCGGACGGCGTCGCGGACGCGGCGGGCGTCGTCGCCCGCGGCGCCGTCCTCCGCCGCCTCCACGAGGCGGTGGAGCTGCGTCGGCACGAGCGACGTGTACCCGGCGACGCGCGCGTCCATCGACGCGGCCAGCTCCGCGAACGCGCGCGGGTCGAAGCTCCCGGGCGCGAGCACCGCGGGCGCCGTGCCCGCCGCGATCGAGCGAACGAGCACCTGGAGGCCGGCGATGTAGTGGGTGGGGAGCGCGAGGATCCACTGCCCGGGCGCCCCGAGCGCCGTCTGCGACGCGGCGGCGCTGGCCAGCAGCGCGTCCGACGACAGCGCGACGCGCTTCGGCCGGGAGGTGGTGCCCGACGTCTCGACCACGAGCGCCACGCGGCGCTCGACCTCGGCGGGCGGCGGCGGATCCCCGGCGGCCACGACCGCGTCCACCGGGCGCGCGAGCAGCGCCGGGCCGTCGCCCGCGAGCGCCGCGCGGAGGAGCGGCACGACGTCGGCGCCGGACGCGGTCAGCCGTTCGAGGCGCCTCACGGGAGCGGGACCGCGCGGATCAGAACTGCCACGGGAACGGCGACCAGTCGGGCGCGCGCTTCTCGAGGAAGGAGTCGCGGCCCTCGACGGCCTCGTCGGTGCCGTAGGCGAGGCGCGTGGCCTCGCCCGCGAACACCTGCTGGCCGACCATGCCGTCGTCGACCGCGTTGAAGGCGAATTTGAGCATGCGGATCGCGGTGGGCGACTTCCCGAGGATCGTCTCCGCCCAGTCGAGCGCGGTCGCCTCGAGCTCGGCGTGCGGCACGACGCGGTTCACGGCGCCCATCTCGTACATGCGCTGGGCGCTGTGCTCCTCGGCGAGGAAGAAGACCTCGCGCGCGGCCTTCTGGCCGACCTGGCGGGCGAAATACGCGGATCCGTACCCGCCGTCGAAGGAGCCGACGTCGGCGTCGGTCTGCTTGAAGCGGCCGTGCTCGGCCGACGCGATCGTGAGGTCGCACACGACGTGCAGCGAGTGCCCGCCGCCGGCCGCCCAGCCCGGGACGACCGCGATGACGACCTTGGGCATGAAGCGGATCAGCCGCTGCACCTCGAGGATGTGCAGCCGTCCCGCGCGCGCCGGGTCGACGCCCTCCGCGGTCTCGCCCTCCGCGTACTTGTAGCCGTCGCGCCCCCGGATCCGCTGGTCGCCGCCGCTGCAGAACGCCCAGCCGCCGTCCTTCGGGCTCGGGCCGTTGCCGGTGAGGAGCACGACGCCGATGCGCGGATCCTGCCGGGCGTCGTCGAGCGCCTGGTACAGCTCGTCGACCGTGCGCGGGCGGAACGCGTTCCGCACCTCGGGTCGGTCGAACGCGATGCGCGCGATGCGGCCCGTGAGGTCGTGGTGGTACGTGATGTCGGTGAAGCCCTCCGCGAGGGGGACGTCGCGCCAGCGGGTGGGATCGTGGATGTCGGAGACCTGCTTCACCATGCGTCCAGCCTAGGCGGCGCCCCGCTCGCCGCCCGCGGGTGCGAGGCTGGATCCATGCTCCCCGCCCTGGACGACCTGCTCGCCACCGCCCGCGTCGTCGCCCTCCCCCTCCGCACGCGCTTCCGCGGCCTCGACGTGCGCGAGGCGGTGCTGATCGAGGGCCCGCTCGGCTGGACGGAGTTCTCGCCGTTCGTCGAGTACGACGACGACGAGTCCGCCGCCTGGCTCGCGGCGGCGATCGACTTCGGCTGGACGGAGCCGCCCGCTCCCCTGCGCGACCACGTGCTCGTGAACGCGACCATCCCGGCCGTCGAGGCCGCCCGCGTCGCCGGCGTGCTCGCCCGGTTCCCCGGCTGCCGCACCGCGAAGGTCAAGGTCGCCGAGCGCGGCACGACGCTCGCGGACGACGTGGCGCGCGTCGCCGAGGTGCGCCGCCTGCTCGGGCCCGAGGGCCGCGTGCGCATCGACGCCAACGCCGCCTGGAACGTCGACGAGGCCGAGCACGCGATCCACGCCCTCGCCGAGCACGACCTCGAGTACGTGGAGCAGCCCTGCGCGTCGGTGGAGGAGCTCGCCGAGCTGAGGGGACGGATCCGTCATCTGGGCGTGCCGATCGCCGCCGACGAGAGCGTGCGCAAGGCCGAGGACCCGCTGCGGGTCGCCCGGGCCGGCGCCGCCGACCTGCTCGTGATCAAGGCGCAGCCGCTCGGGGGGATCCACCGCGCGCTCCGGATCACGCAGGACGCCGGCCTGCCGGTGGTGGTCTCGAGCGCGCTCGACACGAGCGTCGGCATCGCGATGGCCGCGCACCTCGCGGCGGCGATCCCGGAGCTGCCGCACGACTGCGGCCTCGGCACGGTCTCGCTGTTCGTCGAGGACGTCGTCGCCGAGCCGCTGGTGCCGGTGGACGGCCGGATCCCCGTACGCCGCGTGGCGCCCGACGCCCGGCTCCTCGACGCCCACGCGGCCGACGCCGACCGCCGGGACTGGTGGCTCGACCGGCTCCGCCGCACGCACGCCGTACTCGCCCGCGCCTGACGCGGGCGGCGCCGACCGGCGGCTACAGCCCGCTGTAGGTGTGCAGGCCCTTGAAGAACACGTTCACGATGCCGAAGTTGAACATGACGGCGGAGAACCCGATGATGGCCAGCCACGCCGACCGCGACCCGCGCCAGCCGCGCGTGGCCCGCGCGTGGATGTACCCGGCGTAGAGCACCCAGATGATGAAGGTCCAGACCTCCTTGGTGTCCCACCCCCAGTAGCGGCCCCACGCGCGCTCGG
The genomic region above belongs to Clavibacter phaseoli and contains:
- a CDS encoding 1,4-dihydroxy-2-naphthoyl-CoA synthase encodes the protein MVKQVSDIHDPTRWRDVPLAEGFTDITYHHDLTGRIARIAFDRPEVRNAFRPRTVDELYQALDDARQDPRIGVVLLTGNGPSPKDGGWAFCSGGDQRIRGRDGYKYAEGETAEGVDPARAGRLHILEVQRLIRFMPKVVIAVVPGWAAGGGHSLHVVCDLTIASAEHGRFKQTDADVGSFDGGYGSAYFARQVGQKAAREVFFLAEEHSAQRMYEMGAVNRVVPHAELEATALDWAETILGKSPTAIRMLKFAFNAVDDGMVGQQVFAGEATRLAYGTDEAVEGRDSFLEKRAPDWSPFPWQF
- a CDS encoding o-succinylbenzoate synthase; protein product: MLPALDDLLATARVVALPLRTRFRGLDVREAVLIEGPLGWTEFSPFVEYDDDESAAWLAAAIDFGWTEPPAPLRDHVLVNATIPAVEAARVAGVLARFPGCRTAKVKVAERGTTLADDVARVAEVRRLLGPEGRVRIDANAAWNVDEAEHAIHALAEHDLEYVEQPCASVEELAELRGRIRHLGVPIAADESVRKAEDPLRVARAGAADLLVIKAQPLGGIHRALRITQDAGLPVVVSSALDTSVGIAMAAHLAAAIPELPHDCGLGTVSLFVEDVVAEPLVPVDGRIPVRRVAPDARLLDAHAADADRRDWWLDRLRRTHAVLARA
- a CDS encoding CsbD family protein, with the translated sequence MSADDKAQNTGEKLAGKAEEAFGKLTGDDSKVAEGEAKQAGASAKQAGENVKDVFKK
- a CDS encoding AMP-binding protein, with the translated sequence MRRLERLTASGADVVPLLRAALAGDGPALLARPVDAVVAAGDPPPPAEVERRVALVVETSGTTSRPKRVALSSDALLASAAASQTALGAPGQWILALPTHYIAGLQVLVRSIAAGTAPAVLAPGSFDPRAFAELAASMDARVAGYTSLVPTQLHRLVEAAEDGAAGDDARRVRDAVRRLDAILVGGQATPPHLVDRAAALGWRVVRTYGSSETAGGCVYDGVPVATAEVAVVDGQVELAGPMLAEGYLGDPAATDAAFGEHDGRRWYRTGDGGEVVDGVLRITGRLDDVVISGGEKLRLAAVEEAVRSLAAWDARLGEAVAVPGEHAGWGQRPVVFAPGAVGPELAERVRRELAARLGRIAGSAVVRGIDAMPTLPSGKPDRRALRALADADPHG